AGCCACATCCTTGCAGTTTTGCCATCTCTCTACGTTTAAACGTCCTTCCAAAACTAATGTGCAAGTGAAATGGCTTGATGGTTGTCTTAAATTCAGAGATGACACAAACTTGGGGACAAGCAATACCCAATCCTTCAAAACATTCTCCTCTTCCACCTCCATTGTTGAAGTGAAAGAAGGAACGTGTGAATTGATCaatcaaaaattcaaatgaaattgaTTTTATCAGTAAAATTTACTAGAACCATTGTGACATCTCTTGATGTGACCAAAGGGAGCACAGTAGAAAAACTTTCCTGGCCTTAGTATTAGAGAAACTAGAAAGAGCTGCTTTTAGGAAAATCAGAATACTCAACAAGATAACTTGATAAAAGCTCAAAGTATCctaagtgtatatatatactgACGGATATATTTCAGGGAAATGAGTTTTAACATGGACTAAAGAGATAAATTTCTAATGAAGCATTTTATCTAGCTGGATAAGCCAGTACAGACTCTCTACCAGAAGAGGCATGAATTACATCAAAACTGGGGTAGCAGGAAATATTATGGACTAACAAGTTGTAAAATGAACTAGAACCTAGATGCCAGTGAGGCACAGAAGTTGGAGGATGCAGGGCCCACGATGttttacttgtaattttctttaaaatacaagaaaatgaatattatattaataatcaTGAATATATTATAATGAATCCAGCCTGATTACATTCATCATTATACACTAAGTttcaaaacatgatttttaatacTTCTATGCAGGAAGGGACCTATTCACTGGAAATGCTCAGTCGACCACTCCTGGAAGTTCCAGTAGCTGCCGTTCTTAACTTTTTTGTTAGCAAGGAATATTCTCTGGGGTACACTGAGATTGTGGTGAAACAAAAAACATCCTGGGGAATTAAAAACCCACTATAATTCCTATAATTCTTGGGGTGAACACCACGAGATAGCTTGGGTATGTCACCAAATTCCCTACAACTTACCCTTTTTCTTCCTGCTCGAGGAAGTGTATTGGAATGCAAGTGGGTGAGAATCTCAACTGGACACAACCTTGAATCCACCGTAACCATTCTGAAAACAGATGGATAAATCATTGTCAAACTTCTAAGCTATCACTATCATTAAGAACTTATATCCCAGCTCCCAATGTCCTGATCCATGGTTGAGAACCTCTGCCCCCAAGTCAGGCAGGTGGCTGCCCGCTTCATCCACATCAGAATCAGCCCTTCCAAGAGCAACCTGGAGTCATAAGGTGAGGTTTAGTTCCTCCCAATTGGTCCCTCCAGGAGAACTTGTCCAGACTGACAAGGTCTACTCCAGAGTTTGATCTTTTCAACGAGACATCTCTGGAAACGGGGTAGGGTCATCTACAGTCATTCTCCTGGCAGAGAGTTCTGACCTCAGTGCTGTCATGTGAATAAGGCTCAGAAGGGCTTCCCCAGGGATTGGTTGGGCTAGACTGAGAGGTTTCTTGGGTCTTCCCCCAGAAACCAAAGGGAGTGAGTAATTGGCAGCAAGGTGAGGAACTCGGGTTTATTTTAAGGTTCTCTGTCTGTGTCTGCAGGGTCAGCAGCCTCTGAAAACATACAAAAGCTGGTTGGTGCCCTTGGTGGGTCTGTGACATTCCCTGTGAAGCTCCCAAAACTTCAGGTTGACAGCATTGTCTGGACCTTCAACACAACTCTCGCCACCATACAGCCAGCAGGTGTGAACAAGTCAGCCAATGTCATAGTGACTCAAAGACGTAACAAGGACAGGGTGAGTTTCCTGGACAGAAACTACTCCCTGAATCTCAGCCAACTGAGGAAGAATGACTCAGGTGTCTACCGTGTGGAGATACACAGCTCACTCCAGGAAACCTTCACCCAGAAATATGTGCTACATGTCTATGGTGAGCAAAGTCAATTCCAGAGCTTGGGTGAGCTGGTGAGCTCCCTGACATTGGAGAAGTTCAAGCAGAAGGTGGATAAACACTTGTCAGGATGTGGGAGCAGGGATTCTCATATGGATAAAGCTGATGTGGCTGAGGTCCCTTCCTGTTCATGATTTTCTGTAAGAGGCAGTTTGGTACAGCAGATGGGCATATAGGGATTGGCAATCACAGACCTAAGTCAAATGCTGACTTCTCTACTTACTAGTTATTTAATGTCTTTGAGCCTTTGTTTCCATATATGAAATGGGAAGGAAGGTAACATGCATCCTAGGATGTCTATTGTGGATTAAAGCATCAGTCGCACACCTTCCCCTCTAGATTCTAACCAATTTAGAAAAAGGAACAAGAAGGAAGATAAAACTGTCAGTTGGATTTTTGGATAAAGCTGGATAGGAGCTTTCAGTCTAGACCTTGGTGCCCACCCAGGAAAGTCAAACAACAATTTTTCAACCAGTGACAAGGGGCATAGCTGCCTCACACTCACTGAGCCTTACTATCAGGGATGCTGGGAGATTGGCCTCCAGACTTGCATGTAGGTGGCAGCGCATATACTTTGATCCAGGTGTGTCCTCCACAGACATCATTGAAGGCAGCAGAGACATACATTCTTCAGGcaagccagcctgggaaggaagagaggggCAAATCACATGAAAAGAGTGACCTTTAACAGCTCTAGCCTACCTCGTAGAGGAACGTAGGTGATGGGTGTCAGACTCTCATTATCTCACCAATGAACTATTGCTCATCCTCTGATGAGAAAAAGAGTAAGCAAAGGTAGAAGTGTTCAATACTGCTCTCTCATGGAAAGTAAAGTAAAAGCCTCTTTAGAAAGCTTGAGGATAGGGGAATAGGAAGCCCCTAAGGAGATAAAATGAGTTaacataaaaaatgtatttaactcAGCGTTTGGCATATGGTTATATTTGTAAACGACAGCTGCATTCTTGTCACATTGCATAGAAAATAGTTACTTTCTATTATTGTTGTTAGGATTCTTCCTTTACCATGATTATATGACTGTGGACAAGCAGACCTAGATAGTTCTCCTTTCCCAGATAGGAATGAGAATTCTGCTTCGAATTGCTGTTTCCTCCCCACTCTGGAGCACCTAGGGAGATTCAGGTCCAAGGTATCCACGGTTAAGTCAGAGAAAGGAGGGCTGCAGACATAGCTCCTAcctgcagctgtccatttcttTTTTACAGAGCACCTGTCAAAGCCCCAAATCACCATGGGTCTGCAAAGCAATGAGAACGGTACTTGTATGACAAATCTGACATGCTCCTTGGCACAAGAAGGAGAGGACGTGACTTACAGTTGGAAGTCTCTGGGCCCAAAAACCAATGAGTCCCATGATGGGTCTGTCCTCCCCATCTCTTGGAGGCTGGGAGAAAGCAAAGTGACCTTCATCTGCATGGCCAGGAACCCCATCAGCAGCAACCTGTCAAACCCCATCTCTGTCTGGAAGTTCTGTGAAGGTgactgtctctcccttctctccaggagcCTCTACTCCTAGGACAAATATCTTCTTCAGCCCCTGGCACCTATGGGAATGGGCCTTGTGTGCAAACTGGAGCCACTGGGAAGTCACTGGGGTGGGAGAAAGGTGGCAGTTGCACCAACACCTGAGTCTGTTCCCATTGCTGACCTTTCTCCCTTCCCTATGTTCCACCCACTCTCTCTTCAAAGGTGCACCTGGTGGCAAAGACACCTTCAATGCCTTCCTGTACCTCCTGTTGCCATCCCTCCTGCTCATTCTCATTATGCTGGGGCTAGCGATTTCACGTATATggagagaacaaagaaaaggTTTGGACTTCCCCAAAGTATAACATGTGCTGTTTTTGTTCTCACCCGGTCATGCATTTGCTctctcatttattcaacaagcatACATTGAGCTTGGTGCTGGGCATGAACGATACAGAGATGAAGAGGCTGTATGTGTCCCCACATGGAACGCACAGTCAGCCTCTCCTTAGTTCTGGAGTAGAGAGAGTGCTTGAATCCTTAATTCCTCTCCTGAGCCCAAAGTCCTCCCAGTCCCCTCTATAGTAACTACACTTCTCTTTCCCCCATAGGGGCTCACTAGCATGGCCCTTTTGTTGAGACACATACCACACTGCTGCCTCTGGAGTCATCTGGAGGAAAAGACCTCCAGAGCTGAGGTTCCCACAGACCAGCACCCCTACTCAGCCTTTCCTACCTCCATTACTTGTCAGAACCCCCAAACGAGTCTCAGCCCTTTCCATAGGATCAACCTgagacctctctctcctcccctcctcagTCTAGACATCTCTGCTAGAGAAGCCTTAAGAGGCAGAAGAGTGAATCaacctctttctctgtctctgtccacCCTGCACCCCATAATCTGTGTCCCTGACCCTCCTGACTTGGCTTCTCTGGCTCCCACTGATACAGTCCATGTAGGGTCTTGGGGAGGGACCTAAGCACCAGTCATGTGTGAATTGCAGACCTTAAGACCCTCTGTCCCTCTTGGAAGCACTCTGAAAATAGTTCTGACCTTCTCTGCTTCCCATTTTGATTGCCAGAGAGCAAGAAGCAAAGCGACTAGGGAAACCAATTCATCCCAGTTTGCCTGGGACCTTCCTGGATTTAGCACTGGTATTTCTGTGTCTGGGAAGTTCTTCAGTTCCAGGGACATCAGTCCAGGTGGGAGGGTGGACCAATGGGCGAGGTGGGTGGTAGGAGGGCCACCTCTGATTCTCCACCAAATCTGTTTCAGAGATCATTGAAGAGAAGAAGGGAATGGACAATCATCAGGAAATTCCTAAGTTTCACCCTCGGtctggagacagcagagaagataACACAATCCCTTACGCTAATGTAAGTCCTCTCCCACCTTTCCTGAGGTCTGATCCTCCTCTCTGAGGCCctccttgttttattttagatttttctgtgAGTGGAGGGGGTGGCGGGTGAGGATGTGTATTTGAACGCACCTGTGTCTCCCCCAAGTCATTATGGATTCTCTCTTGGGCAGGAGTTGGTGACCTCCGGAGCCCCTGGCTCCTACCTGGTCAGGAATACTCACACTGGGGAGTCTCCCCTTTCCCCTCTGCAGCTCACACCCTCACACCAGCTGCTCAATGGACTGATCCCTCTTATGGAGTGTGGCGGGCAGAGAAGTATGGATTTGGCTTTGTGGTAGGCTCGTGGTCTCAGAAGACCTGCTCTGGAGATGTCTTTTTCCTCTGAAGCAACTCAAGGAATTATTAGAGGGAGGGTcagagggccacagtggctcctGGGCCCACAGGCAGGCTTCCAAGTGTGGGCCACTGAGTTGAAGTGAATGGACATGAACTTAACTTGAAGGAAactctttgaaaagaaaatcataaaaattaagTTTGAAGAAATCTAAATAACAAGACACAATTTGGGGACATGAAATAAATGCACAGCTTCAAAAGGCTCCCTGAGTGAGCTCATTAGAGGTCCCAGAGACCCTTTCCACAATGGCGCCTCAAACCCCAGTTTTGCTCCAGCCTTTGCTGACTCCCAGTGAAGTGCTGCAGAGCTGTCAGTGTCGTGGGAGTTCTGTCCTTCTTCACAGGGAAGACTGCTTTGTGCCCCACTCAGCCTGATTTATGTCAAAATTGAACTTTATAACCATCCTCTTTCTTCCCACACTCAATGCCGAGCCTCAGGAGGCCCCAGGACTCCCCTggatattcaggaataaatttaactgaccCAGAATGTTTTTTCCTTCAGTAGGGAAGGAGGCTGTGCTGTTTTGTCTTGCTCTTTTTGTCATCCTTACTGATTTATTTCAATGGCACTTTTGGTTGGTGGAAAAGTTTATTTGCAACATTGACTTATTCTTTAACTGCTTTAGGAGGTCCATAGCTCCTTCATCCAAATACAACACAGTTCAAACAAAATGCAATGGCTTCGTGAAAAAACATCTTCCCACTACCCCACCTTGTTCCAGAACCCTCTCTTCCCTCTTGCCATTTCCTTCTACCTTTGCTTTCCTCTCCCCAGATTCCAAGTGTCTCTCTGGCTTTCTCTACGTGACTCAAAGATTGAAtgatgatttattttgtttgttgtttgttttcttaatagaAAGCTATGTTGGAAGACCCATTAAATACTGTCTATTCTACTGTGCAGATACCCAAAACGGTAAGAAACTTTCCAACCGAGCTTCATCTTAATGGTCCCATTTCTCTTCCTGGGTCATGCTTAGGCTAAAATTTCTTGGGTCGCAGGGATCTTATATTCCCTGGCATTAAAGGCACCCCATTATTTCCCTACCCCCTATTCTTAGGGTTACACAAGAATATGGGgatcgggcgggccacagtgactcactggcagagttctcgcctgccatgctggagacccgggttcgattcttggtgcccacctatgtgaaaaaaaaaaaaaaagaatatggggaTCTCAAGAGAACTGTGTCTTTTCAATTGAATGGGAGTAATCTTAAACAAATGGAGTAGGAGAGAGGTTCGAGTTAGGAATGGCAAGGAAAATCAGAAGGATCTTTCCAAAGTCCTAGATGAAGAACAAGTTGATGGCAAAACCTGTGCGTGGGTGGGGAAGAATGGTGGGGGACAAAACCCCAGCCTGCTCCTTGACCACCAGTaaatggaagaagggagaaatttctgcttctttttctcagTCTAGCTCTGTTACATCTGGTTTGTACCCTCTTCCCAGTCAAACTTAGAATGCAGTAAGCTTTAAAGCTTCACAGATCATGTTTGGCAGAAGCAGTGATACTTTTCTGCCTCCTATCCCCTCCTCTTCCAACCACATCAGAAAAGATGGGAATCATTAGTGACAGGAAAGGTCGATTCTGATGGATTATTGGAAGGAAAGTTCAGTTTGTTAAATATTCAGCAAGATAAATatgggttaaaatttaaaaatcctttctC
This is a stretch of genomic DNA from Tamandua tetradactyla isolate mTamTet1 chromosome 4, mTamTet1.pri, whole genome shotgun sequence. It encodes these proteins:
- the SLAMF7 gene encoding SLAM family member 7 isoform X2 translates to MAGFQACFIHLSLLCQLTGSAASENIQKLVGALGGSVTFPVKLPKLQVDSIVWTFNTTLATIQPAGVNKSANVIVTQRRNKDRVSFLDRNYSLNLSQLRKNDSGVYRVEIHSSLQETFTQKYVLHVYEHLSKPQITMGLQSNENGTCMTNLTCSLAQEGEDVTYSWKSLGPKTNESHDGSVLPISWRLGESKVTFICMARNPISSNLSNPISVWKFCEGAPGGKDTFNAFLYLLLPSLLLILIMLGLAISRIWREQRKEIIEEKKGMDNHQEIPKFHPRSGDSREDNTIPYANKAMLEDPLNTVYSTVQIPKTVQKPCWQSTTTSDTSELFTNDNII
- the SLAMF7 gene encoding SLAM family member 7 isoform X1, encoding MAGFQACFIHLSLLCQLTGSAASENIQKLVGALGGSVTFPVKLPKLQVDSIVWTFNTTLATIQPAGVNKSANVIVTQRRNKDRVSFLDRNYSLNLSQLRKNDSGVYRVEIHSSLQETFTQKYVLHVYEHLSKPQITMGLQSNENGTCMTNLTCSLAQEGEDVTYSWKSLGPKTNESHDGSVLPISWRLGESKVTFICMARNPISSNLSNPISVWKFCEGAPGGKDTFNAFLYLLLPSLLLILIMLGLAISRIWREQRKEIIEEKKGMDNHQEIPKFHPRSGDSREDNTIPYANKAMLEDPLNTVYSTVQIPKTQVQKPCWQSTTTSDTSELFTNDNII